The following coding sequences are from one Deinococcus aerophilus window:
- a CDS encoding sensor histidine kinase: protein MMVRVEDRREQEDRRGGVLADLLDARTYRAALYILLALPVGGFVAALLTGGVVGGLLTLALLVGAALLVGSLWLVGALGDMQRALASVLGVSFAQPALPPSYRGVLDWLRTTLADPTTYRTLLFHVVQFPLALVCWVVMTGLLGGTLLGLSAPLWSLYPQDFPVVFGDWTLVPGTLSVFGLVLLGLGGLLVSAGVLNLMGRMWTRLAVALLARDAGDQAARREVVALRRAAGRVALGDDLDATLTDLVAQAHAASTALAVALVTPEGRVRAVSGPPGPGLLGALDRVPAQGEADVRVAGDGQTLATLPVTLPASAGTLEGGTLRALYPGGTRPGGDELAFLLSIADHAGTALHAAELIERAGARAGEQERARLARELHDSVAQALYGITLGAKTARATLDRDTERTRASLDYTIRLAEGGVSEMKALLFSLRPDALEEGGLVAALTQHAHALEARHGLTVHARLRHEPALTPDTQAAAYRVAQEALHNVVKHARAHEVWLEVLEEKAEVVLTVRDDGRGFDPGARGRGTLGQRSMRERAAGAGGTLTVRSAPGEGTCVTLRLPAARTVPVDA, encoded by the coding sequence ATGATGGTGCGTGTGGAAGACCGGCGGGAGCAGGAGGACCGGCGTGGGGGCGTGCTGGCCGACCTGCTGGACGCCCGCACGTACCGCGCAGCGCTGTACATCCTGCTGGCGCTGCCGGTAGGCGGCTTCGTGGCGGCGCTGCTGACCGGCGGCGTGGTGGGCGGCCTGCTGACCCTGGCGCTGCTGGTGGGCGCGGCCCTGCTGGTCGGGTCGCTGTGGCTGGTGGGGGCCCTGGGCGACATGCAGCGGGCACTGGCGTCGGTGCTTGGGGTGTCTTTTGCCCAGCCCGCGCTGCCGCCCAGCTACCGGGGGGTGCTGGACTGGCTGCGCACCACCCTGGCTGATCCGACCACGTACCGCACGCTGCTGTTCCATGTGGTGCAGTTTCCGCTGGCGCTGGTGTGCTGGGTGGTGATGACCGGGCTGCTGGGGGGGACGCTGCTCGGGCTGAGCGCGCCGCTGTGGTCGCTGTATCCGCAGGATTTTCCGGTGGTGTTCGGCGACTGGACGCTGGTGCCCGGCACGCTGTCGGTCTTCGGGCTGGTGCTGCTGGGGCTGGGCGGCCTGCTGGTGTCGGCGGGGGTCCTGAACCTGATGGGCCGCATGTGGACCCGGCTGGCGGTGGCGCTGCTCGCCCGCGATGCCGGCGACCAAGCCGCCCGGCGCGAGGTGGTGGCGCTGCGCCGCGCAGCGGGGCGGGTGGCTCTGGGCGATGATCTGGACGCCACCCTGACCGATCTGGTGGCCCAGGCCCACGCGGCGAGCACTGCGCTGGCGGTGGCCCTCGTCACGCCCGAGGGCCGCGTGCGCGCCGTCAGCGGCCCGCCCGGTCCGGGGCTGTTGGGGGCGCTGGACCGCGTGCCGGCCCAGGGCGAGGCGGACGTGCGCGTGGCCGGCGACGGCCAGACGCTGGCCACCCTGCCGGTCACGCTGCCCGCGTCGGCGGGCACGCTGGAGGGCGGTACCCTGCGCGCCCTGTACCCCGGCGGCACCCGTCCCGGGGGCGATGAACTGGCCTTTCTTCTGAGCATCGCCGACCACGCGGGCACGGCCCTGCACGCTGCCGAATTGATTGAGCGGGCCGGGGCGCGGGCCGGCGAACAGGAACGTGCCCGGCTGGCCCGCGAGCTGCACGACTCGGTGGCCCAGGCGCTGTACGGCATCACGCTGGGGGCCAAGACCGCCCGGGCCACGCTGGACCGGGACACCGAACGCACCCGCGCCAGCCTGGACTACACCATCCGGCTCGCTGAGGGCGGCGTCTCGGAGATGAAGGCGCTGCTGTTCAGCCTGCGTCCCGACGCGCTGGAGGAAGGTGGGCTGGTCGCCGCGCTCACCCAGCATGCCCACGCGCTGGAGGCCCGTCATGGCCTGACAGTGCACGCCCGGCTGCGCCACGAGCCGGCGCTGACCCCCGATACCCAGGCCGCCGCCTACCGCGTGGCCCAGGAAGCGCTGCACAACGTGGTCAAGCACGCCCGCGCGCACGAGGTGTGGCTGGAGGTGCTGGAGGAGAAGGCTGAGGTTGTCCTGACCGTACGGGACGACGGGCGCGGCTTTGATCCCGGCGCGCGCGGGCGCGGCACCCTGGGCCAGCGCAGCATGCGCGAGCGGGCCGCGGGGGCGGGCGGCACCCTCACGGTCCGGAGCGCTCCCGGCGAGGGAACCTGCGTCACCCTGCGGCTGCCCGCCGCCCGGACCGTGCCGGTGGACGCGTGA
- a CDS encoding DUF4097 family beta strand repeat-containing protein — protein sequence MTVHPPPRPLLPVLARMALGLGLAGLGGVLTWQGAEVRPTPGMGTTTTPVRVGLDGPQPSDLAAAGTLQVSGDRSSVLVDSLPAGSPLLVGGHVTHRERNPVELRSERVGRQVKVTLALTVQPTDRPGMIVSGPEPVQHVIALQLSRAVPLTLGARTVSGDQTLDLSALTLRGLNLRSVSGDQTITLPGRTAGPAALVSTSGNIRVTAARGAAPEALRVNSVSGHQVLNLAGASVGTLGLGTASGDIDLILPAKVPRAALTTASGDVTVTARPGTRGNLDVRTQGGDVTLRVPAGLRLRVRFTDRDTVSLPRGLPPATAPDLDVFVDAPSGNFTLDSTP from the coding sequence GTGACCGTGCATCCGCCGCCCCGGCCGCTGCTGCCGGTGCTGGCGCGCATGGCGCTGGGTCTGGGACTGGCGGGCCTGGGCGGGGTGCTGACCTGGCAGGGCGCGGAGGTCCGGCCCACCCCGGGCATGGGCACCACGACCACCCCGGTCCGCGTGGGGCTCGATGGCCCGCAGCCTTCCGACCTGGCGGCGGCGGGTACGCTGCAGGTCAGCGGGGACCGCTCCAGTGTCCTGGTGGACTCCCTGCCTGCCGGAAGTCCTCTGCTCGTGGGAGGCCACGTGACCCACCGGGAAAGAAACCCTGTGGAGCTCCGCAGCGAGCGCGTGGGGCGGCAGGTCAAGGTCACGCTGGCACTCACGGTGCAGCCCACCGACCGCCCCGGCATGATCGTCAGCGGTCCCGAACCGGTGCAGCACGTTATTGCCCTGCAGCTGTCGCGCGCCGTGCCCCTGACCCTGGGTGCGCGGACCGTCAGCGGGGACCAGACCCTGGACCTGTCCGCGCTGACGCTGCGTGGCCTGAACCTCCGCAGCGTCAGCGGCGATCAGACCATCACGCTTCCGGGCCGGACCGCTGGACCGGCGGCCTTGGTGAGCACCTCGGGGAACATCCGCGTCACGGCGGCGCGCGGCGCGGCTCCCGAGGCGCTGCGCGTCAACAGCGTCAGTGGACATCAGGTGCTGAATCTCGCCGGGGCCAGCGTCGGCACGCTGGGGCTGGGCACCGCCAGCGGCGACATTGACCTGATCCTGCCTGCCAAGGTCCCACGCGCCGCCCTGACCACCGCCAGCGGTGACGTGACCGTGACGGCCCGCCCCGGCACGCGGGGCAACCTCGACGTCCGCACCCAGGGGGGCGACGTGACCCTGCGGGTGCCGGCGGGCCTGCGCCTGCGCGTGCGCTTTACCGACCGCGACACCGTGAGCCTGCCCCGCGGCCTGCCCCCCGCCACCGCCCCCGATCTGGACGTGTTCGTTGACGCGCCCAGCGGAAATTTCACCCTGGATTCCACCCCCTGA
- a CDS encoding response regulator, which translates to MSPHTTSSPCVRVLLVDDHAVVRQGLRLFLGLDPDIEVVGEAGNGEEALTEAGRLKPDVVVMDLMMPVMDGITATRALRRALPETEVIALTSTLEEHKVNGAIEAGAISYMLKDASSDTLADAIHAAARGEVRLHPEAARRLVRDFRGAEMRETLTPKETIVLQLIARGHSNRDIAADQGVSEATVKTHVSRLLSKLGLESRTQAALYALKHGIASLDGVEG; encoded by the coding sequence ATGTCCCCCCATACCACGTCGTCCCCCTGTGTTCGCGTTCTGCTCGTCGATGACCATGCCGTCGTGCGTCAGGGCCTGCGTCTGTTCTTGGGCCTCGACCCCGATATTGAGGTGGTGGGCGAGGCGGGCAACGGCGAGGAGGCCCTGACGGAGGCCGGACGCCTGAAACCCGACGTGGTGGTCATGGACCTGATGATGCCCGTGATGGACGGCATCACGGCGACCCGGGCGCTGCGCCGCGCCCTGCCCGAAACCGAGGTCATCGCCCTGACCAGCACCCTGGAAGAGCACAAGGTCAACGGGGCCATTGAGGCCGGGGCGATCTCGTACATGCTCAAGGACGCCTCCTCCGACACGCTGGCCGACGCCATCCACGCCGCCGCGCGTGGAGAGGTCCGGCTGCATCCGGAAGCGGCCCGCCGGCTGGTCCGCGACTTCCGCGGCGCCGAGATGCGCGAGACCCTGACCCCCAAGGAAACCATCGTGCTGCAGCTGATCGCGCGCGGCCACAGCAACCGCGACATCGCCGCCGATCAAGGGGTCAGCGAGGCCACCGTGAAAACGCACGTGTCCCGGCTGCTGAGCAAGCTGGGCCTGGAAAGCCGGACGCAGGCGGCGCTGTACGCCCTCAAACACGGGATCGCGAGCCTGGACGGGGTGGAGGGCTAG
- a CDS encoding cytochrome C: MKDLGRWQVVTAGVGMLLGASLLGSCAALGGAGGARTVYGESGTLNGSTVTTWAKLNAEGQVSALGFTLPMQAVNNAPAAGPPQISALSFPKVAQDTTFINFLSLDYMPQGHDPVGRYGAPHFDIHYHARTKAQVQAIDCTDPTQSDPAKVPAGWVPPVPPGAPAKEFCVPGMGYHSLPVTEFKAPGELKDGIFDQVMIAGYYGGDFIFVEPMVTRAALERKTSFTLPVPAAPVQATRYPTTFEANYNAAKQAYDFVLGGFQSVP, encoded by the coding sequence ATGAAAGATCTCGGACGTTGGCAGGTCGTCACGGCAGGCGTCGGCATGTTGCTGGGGGCCAGCCTTCTGGGCAGCTGCGCTGCTCTGGGCGGGGCCGGGGGAGCGCGCACCGTGTACGGCGAGAGCGGCACCCTGAACGGAAGCACTGTCACCACCTGGGCCAAGCTGAATGCCGAGGGGCAGGTCAGCGCCCTGGGCTTCACGCTGCCCATGCAGGCCGTCAACAACGCGCCGGCGGCTGGCCCGCCCCAGATCAGCGCCCTGAGTTTTCCAAAGGTGGCGCAGGACACGACCTTTATCAATTTCCTGTCGCTGGACTACATGCCTCAGGGACACGATCCGGTGGGACGCTACGGCGCCCCCCACTTTGACATTCATTACCACGCCCGGACCAAGGCGCAGGTCCAGGCCATTGACTGCACCGACCCCACCCAGAGCGATCCCGCGAAGGTGCCCGCCGGCTGGGTACCCCCGGTGCCTCCTGGCGCACCGGCCAAGGAGTTCTGTGTGCCCGGGATGGGCTACCACAGCCTGCCCGTCACCGAATTCAAGGCTCCCGGCGAACTGAAGGACGGGATCTTCGATCAGGTGATGATCGCGGGCTACTACGGAGGCGATTTTATTTTCGTGGAACCCATGGTCACCCGGGCCGCGCTGGAACGCAAGACGTCCTTCACGCTGCCGGTCCCCGCTGCGCCCGTCCAGGCCACCCGCTATCCAACCACCTTCGAGGCCAATTACAACGCCGCCAAACAGGCCTATGACTTTGTGCTGGGCGGCTTCCAGTCCGTTCCGTAA
- a CDS encoding chlorite dismutase family protein, producing the protein MMVDLDPSGQVTGREPDRANRQFLNYAFFKLDPAFRRLPAGERAEIRAEFLAAAEGWVSDAPAEKGLIQRPYSLVGVRGDVDFMLWRIAFDVREFQEAQGRLNRTRLMGYLTQPYNFVSMNKRSQYVNRVEGSGHGLEILPGQGQYLFIYPFVKTRAWYDLTPHSRQGMMDEHIHASVPFKGVRINTSYSYGIDDQEFVVSFDSDHPQEFVDLVHRLRYTEASMYTLQDTPMFTCVKKELAGVLEDLG; encoded by the coding sequence ATGATGGTGGACCTTGACCCCAGCGGGCAGGTCACCGGGCGGGAACCCGACCGTGCCAACCGGCAGTTTCTGAACTACGCCTTCTTCAAGCTCGACCCGGCCTTCCGCCGCCTGCCCGCCGGGGAACGCGCCGAGATCCGCGCCGAGTTTCTGGCCGCCGCCGAGGGCTGGGTCAGCGACGCTCCGGCCGAGAAGGGCCTGATCCAGCGCCCGTACTCGCTGGTCGGCGTGCGTGGCGACGTGGATTTCATGCTGTGGCGCATCGCCTTTGACGTGCGCGAGTTCCAGGAAGCCCAAGGCCGCCTGAACCGCACCCGGCTGATGGGCTACCTGACCCAGCCGTACAACTTCGTGTCCATGAACAAGCGCAGCCAGTATGTCAACCGTGTGGAGGGCAGTGGGCACGGCCTGGAAATCCTGCCCGGCCAGGGCCAGTATCTGTTTATCTACCCCTTCGTAAAGACGCGGGCGTGGTACGACCTGACCCCGCACAGCCGCCAGGGCATGATGGACGAGCACATCCACGCCAGCGTGCCGTTCAAGGGCGTGCGCATCAATACCTCGTACAGCTACGGCATCGACGATCAGGAGTTCGTGGTGTCCTTCGACTCGGACCACCCGCAGGAATTCGTGGACCTCGTCCACCGCCTGCGCTACACCGAGGCGAGCATGTACACCCTGCAGGACACGCCGATGTTCACCTGCGTGAAAAAGGAACTGGCAGGCGTGCTCGAAGACCTGGGGTAA
- a CDS encoding aldo/keto reductase — protein sequence MEYRNLRGTDLTVSAVGFGVWTVGTTWWGVKDEQMGKRLLREAFERGVTYFDNADTYASGRAEELQREALGDVRDQIVIGTKFGYNIYTHPERPGQQERPHDWSPAYLRRALEGSLKRLGTDYIDYYQLHNPRMDALQADDLWAELDRLKAEGLIRAYGTALGPALNERQIEEGIASVRDRRAPTQIIYNLLEQVLGEQILPVAEEVGVGVVARVPHASGLLEGYMTLNTEFEPGDHRNWRMTTNARRKAWMEDGLKKVEDLQPFVSGRTIGQLALQFALRSPAMASVLPNIYDEKGLREYAAAFDAAPLTNDEYAAIQTLYRDNFGLTHDLRGQEVAR from the coding sequence ATGGAATACCGCAACTTGAGAGGAACGGACCTGACGGTCAGCGCCGTGGGCTTTGGCGTGTGGACGGTGGGCACGACGTGGTGGGGCGTCAAGGACGAGCAGATGGGCAAGCGCCTGCTGCGCGAGGCCTTCGAGCGCGGCGTGACCTACTTCGACAATGCCGATACCTACGCCTCGGGCCGCGCCGAGGAACTCCAGCGTGAGGCGCTGGGCGACGTGCGCGACCAGATCGTGATCGGCACCAAGTTCGGCTACAACATCTACACCCATCCCGAGCGCCCGGGCCAGCAGGAGCGCCCGCATGACTGGTCGCCGGCCTACCTGCGCAGGGCACTGGAGGGCAGCCTCAAGCGCCTGGGAACCGACTACATCGACTATTACCAGCTGCACAACCCGCGCATGGACGCCCTTCAGGCCGATGACCTGTGGGCCGAATTGGACCGGCTCAAGGCCGAGGGGCTGATCCGCGCCTACGGCACCGCGCTGGGACCGGCCCTGAACGAGCGGCAGATCGAGGAAGGCATTGCCTCGGTCCGCGACCGCCGCGCCCCCACCCAGATCATCTACAACCTGCTCGAACAGGTGCTGGGCGAACAGATCCTGCCGGTGGCCGAGGAGGTGGGCGTGGGCGTGGTGGCCCGCGTGCCGCACGCCTCCGGCCTGCTGGAGGGCTACATGACCCTGAACACCGAGTTCGAGCCCGGCGACCACCGCAACTGGCGCATGACCACCAACGCCCGCCGCAAGGCCTGGATGGAGGACGGCCTGAAGAAGGTCGAGGACCTGCAGCCGTTCGTCAGCGGGCGCACCATCGGCCAGCTGGCCCTGCAGTTCGCACTGCGCTCCCCGGCCATGGCGAGCGTGCTGCCCAACATCTACGATGAGAAGGGACTGCGCGAATACGCCGCCGCCTTTGACGCCGCTCCCCTGACCAACGACGAGTATGCGGCCATCCAGACGCTGTACCGCGACAATTTCGGGCTGACGCACGACCTGCGCGGTCAGGAGGTGGCGCGATGA
- a CDS encoding VOC family protein has protein sequence MLKHVSFLTADLEAVLAFYERLGGVTEKRLTTAEGHRRGVIRLGDGRLQFFQIAGEPPRPHAHWAEHIAVFVTGLREILPALREAGVTISRDLTPSPSGRDMAFVLDPDGRQVELLEAGD, from the coding sequence ATGCTCAAGCACGTTTCCTTCCTGACGGCTGATCTGGAGGCCGTCCTTGCCTTCTATGAACGGCTGGGCGGCGTGACCGAGAAACGCCTGACCACCGCCGAGGGCCACCGGCGCGGCGTGATTCGGCTGGGAGACGGGCGGCTGCAATTCTTCCAGATCGCGGGTGAGCCGCCCCGCCCCCACGCCCACTGGGCCGAGCACATCGCCGTGTTCGTGACGGGCCTGCGGGAGATTCTGCCCGCCCTGCGGGAGGCAGGCGTGACCATCAGCCGCGACCTGACCCCCAGCCCCAGCGGCCGCGACATGGCCTTTGTGCTCGACCCGGACGGGCGGCAGGTGGAACTGCTGGAAGCCGGCGACTGA
- a CDS encoding AI-2E family transporter, whose product MGPREPNAFAYLWRNPWVRAAAFLLVFYLAFRLYGKIHTVVVDFLVAFLIAYLANPLLNWLQRGRVKRGLGVFFVFLIFLGIFGLAGLLLVTVSAQLINLFQKLPNQIGTLGDILDRMTVWLTDRGITGLTNTREQIITAAQNYFQNLGDNLVPLLQNALNSTGTLFNSVLQIGGVVGQVVLILLLSIYLMADYSRVNATLLGIFPRPWQPRVLEFSSLMGTAVGGYVRGQLLIALFIGVFVWLGLTLIGIPSAAAIGFLAGAFNIVPYLGPIIGATPAILLALTMPNVLLTVILVIVVFVTANQIEGNFLSPYILSRTTDLHPVTVLVAILVGVALLGFVGALLAVPVVALGKLALQKYYYPSRIYTEGP is encoded by the coding sequence CTGGGTCCCCGCGAACCCAACGCCTTCGCGTACCTGTGGCGCAATCCCTGGGTCCGCGCGGCGGCGTTTCTGCTGGTCTTTTACCTGGCCTTCCGGCTTTACGGAAAGATCCACACCGTCGTGGTGGATTTTCTGGTCGCCTTCCTGATCGCCTACCTCGCCAATCCGCTGCTCAACTGGTTGCAGCGCGGGCGGGTCAAACGCGGCCTGGGCGTGTTCTTCGTGTTCCTGATTTTCCTGGGCATCTTTGGGCTGGCGGGATTGCTGCTCGTCACGGTCTCGGCCCAGCTGATCAACCTGTTCCAGAAACTTCCGAATCAGATTGGCACGCTGGGTGACATCCTGGACCGCATGACAGTCTGGCTGACCGACCGGGGCATCACCGGCCTGACCAACACCCGCGAACAGATCATCACAGCCGCCCAGAATTACTTTCAGAACCTCGGGGACAACCTCGTGCCGCTGCTCCAGAACGCCCTGAACTCCACCGGAACCCTGTTCAACAGCGTCCTGCAGATCGGTGGGGTGGTGGGTCAGGTGGTGCTGATCTTGCTGCTGAGCATCTACCTGATGGCCGATTACAGCCGCGTGAACGCCACCCTGCTGGGCATCTTCCCGCGCCCGTGGCAGCCCCGCGTCCTGGAGTTCAGCAGCCTGATGGGCACGGCAGTGGGCGGCTACGTGCGCGGACAGCTGCTGATCGCGCTGTTCATCGGCGTGTTCGTGTGGCTGGGCCTGACCCTGATCGGCATTCCCAGCGCGGCCGCCATCGGCTTTCTGGCCGGGGCCTTCAACATCGTGCCGTACCTGGGGCCGATCATCGGGGCCACGCCCGCCATCCTGCTGGCGCTGACCATGCCCAACGTGCTGCTGACGGTCATTCTGGTGATCGTGGTGTTCGTGACCGCCAACCAGATCGAGGGCAACTTCCTCAGCCCCTACATCCTCAGCCGCACCACCGACCTGCATCCGGTCACGGTGCTGGTGGCCATTCTGGTCGGGGTGGCGTTGCTCGGCTTCGTGGGAGCGCTGCTCGCCGTGCCCGTGGTGGCCCTGGGCAAGCTGGCCCTGCAGAAGTACTACTATCCCAGCCGCATCTACACCGAAGGGCCCTGA
- a CDS encoding helix-turn-helix domain-containing protein, whose amino-acid sequence MSFGEILRHTREAQGLTLREVALSTNIRRDYLQALEDEQTELLPERTYARAYLQRYARELNLDPSPLLGAFDRAHLSGTDAALGAADQWPMTLPEDPSATAPSPWDGGRGVIVAVLVALLVLVGGLLYRSRAPASVTLTPSVPTAPVQPDPAPSVAPADPADSPQGAVRLSVRSVPGGARVYLDNRNLGPSPVLAFPVDARSQAELRVEAAGYVPLRQTIALNRSRNLRADLAPSGGSSRLTDLDTGEQILPAPAVP is encoded by the coding sequence GTGAGCTTTGGCGAGATTCTGCGGCACACCCGGGAGGCGCAGGGCCTGACCCTGCGCGAGGTGGCCCTGAGCACCAACATTCGCCGGGACTACCTGCAGGCCCTGGAAGACGAACAGACCGAGCTGCTGCCCGAGCGCACCTACGCCCGCGCCTACCTGCAGCGCTACGCCCGTGAACTGAACCTGGACCCCTCTCCCCTGCTGGGGGCCTTTGACCGGGCCCACCTGAGCGGCACGGATGCTGCCCTCGGTGCCGCCGACCAGTGGCCCATGACCCTGCCGGAGGACCCGTCCGCGACCGCGCCCTCCCCCTGGGACGGCGGGCGCGGGGTCATCGTCGCCGTGTTGGTGGCGCTGCTGGTGCTGGTGGGGGGACTGCTGTACCGCAGCCGAGCCCCCGCCAGCGTGACTCTCACGCCGTCCGTCCCCACTGCCCCGGTCCAGCCGGACCCGGCCCCCTCCGTGGCTCCAGCGGACCCGGCAGACTCCCCGCAGGGCGCGGTGCGGCTCTCGGTCCGCAGCGTGCCGGGCGGCGCGCGGGTCTACCTGGACAACCGCAACCTGGGACCAAGCCCGGTGCTTGCCTTTCCGGTAGACGCCCGCTCCCAGGCCGAGCTGCGGGTGGAGGCGGCCGGATACGTCCCGTTGCGGCAGACCATCGCCCTGAACCGCAGCCGCAACCTGCGTGCCGATCTGGCACCCTCGGGGGGAAGCAGCCGCTTAACCGATCTGGATACCGGGGAGCAGATTCTTCCGGCCCCGGCCGTTCCGTGA
- a CDS encoding ABC transporter permease produces the protein MEGLFAQLLTAAFLATFIRSVVPLLLTALGGLFSERSGVVNIALDGLIIFGALGGAVITKVLEPTLGPVSPWFGWLGGALVGGIIAWIHAVVSIKYRADQVISGTAINLLASGVPPVILTALYGSSTESPKVETALPLWGVGELRFSPPVYFAFLVVAVTWYVLYRTPYGLRLRATGEQPGAAASMGINVRRMRYSAVILSGVLAGTAGVFLSIGNLDSYVRNISAGGGFIALAALIFGQWKPLGVLGATVLFGFLQALSIALGGTNLLPPTLVTALPYLITILALIFTGRSRAPRALGRPYDG, from the coding sequence ATGGAAGGTCTGTTCGCACAACTGCTGACCGCCGCCTTCCTGGCGACCTTTATCCGCAGCGTGGTGCCGCTGCTGCTCACCGCCCTGGGCGGCCTGTTCAGCGAGCGCAGCGGCGTGGTCAACATCGCCCTGGACGGCCTGATCATCTTCGGGGCGCTGGGCGGGGCCGTGATCACCAAGGTCCTTGAGCCCACCCTGGGCCCGGTGTCGCCGTGGTTCGGCTGGCTGGGGGGCGCCCTGGTCGGCGGCATCATCGCGTGGATTCACGCGGTCGTCAGCATCAAGTACCGCGCCGATCAGGTCATCAGCGGCACCGCCATCAACCTGCTCGCCTCGGGCGTGCCGCCGGTTATCCTGACTGCGCTGTACGGCAGCTCCACCGAGAGCCCCAAGGTCGAGACCGCCCTGCCGCTGTGGGGTGTGGGCGAGCTGCGCTTCTCGCCGCCGGTGTACTTCGCCTTCCTGGTGGTGGCGGTCACGTGGTACGTGCTGTACCGCACGCCCTACGGCCTGCGCCTGCGCGCCACCGGAGAGCAGCCCGGCGCGGCGGCGAGCATGGGCATCAACGTCCGGCGCATGCGCTACAGCGCCGTGATCCTCTCGGGTGTGCTGGCCGGCACGGCGGGCGTGTTCCTGAGCATCGGCAACCTGGACTCGTACGTGCGCAACATCAGTGCGGGGGGCGGCTTCATTGCGCTGGCCGCCCTGATCTTCGGGCAGTGGAAACCGCTGGGCGTGCTGGGCGCCACCGTGCTGTTCGGCTTTCTGCAGGCGCTGTCCATCGCGCTGGGGGGCACCAACCTGCTGCCGCCCACGCTGGTCACGGCCCTGCCGTACCTGATCACCATCCTGGCCCTGATCTTCACCGGACGCAGCCGTGCGCCGCGCGCCCTGGGCCGCCCCTATGACGGCTAA